AATCATCTTGTGTTAAATTTGGATTGCATTGTATCTCCGTCTGAGTTCCTCTGTGAGTAACGTATTTCACTGCTACTGTCAACGATTTACTGATGTCAGGATCAAATGTCGCTGTATCATCCTGATCAATGGGTCATCGAATAAGGTGAATTACACACACGcctacaatttttctcaataatatCGCACCTCTGACTTTTCAGCCACTTTTTCGTCATCctctattttttctctcttcgatTCATTCATCGACGTAACCTTGTTATATTTTACTTAAAAAAGCCAACTTATCTTTAACGAAGAAATAACCTCAAGTATTAGTTTATATTGTTATCCAACATTCCATTCATATGTTTCAACGCATACTGTAATCGGGCAAAATTTATTGTCGTTCAACTCTTTCcactatatatacatgtatacttttACAGTGGTTAGtgatattgatattattatgcaTTGGCTCAggctaattgtaaaaatagaCTATGTTGAAATCGGTAAAGTTAATGCAACAAAACGTAAAATGAAGATCTCTGTTTTGTAAATATGGCGTTACGGCAAATTTAGATTTGCCATGTAACGATTCTTCTGAAACATACTGTGTTACAATATTATCATAACAAACTTCATTCCGGTAAGAATAGGAACTTTATGTCTTTGTGTCGTTCACAAGGACCCCGAATTAACCTGCGCATTCTTACGGTGAACAAAACGTTTTCAATACCAAGGATAACGTCTGCGTTTACTACAGAAAAACATGCAGCATTACGTATTGAGAAATGTAGATATCACCCTGCCGACCTACTGACTTCGTCGAAATTACCCTACTGTCTATAATTAAAACGTTAGCCACGGTGGAGTTTATCCAACCATATCAGTTCCAAATATCGTTTGTTGCGCTTATAACTTGTCCTCACCTAGTAGTAGTAGACAGTCTTTTGAACAGCCTTGTTCGAAAAATACTTTTCTTGCTGTAAAATGAGCGAGTGAGAAGCGCAGCAGGATTTTTCGTTTCGAGCTTTTTAAATTTCCGaatataatttgataaatatttcactgCTCTCTGCGTatgtcattattttatttatttattttttagagCTGCAAGTTCGCAATCGGTTAATACCGTCACTCAAGCCAGAAGTAGAACTGTCACCAGCAGGGATGAGAGTCGTGAAATGATGGCTGTGTGGCCGGACGTGGTGAGGGATTTGACGGATGCTGGACGTCACCTCGACGTTCCTCACGCCACTAAATGGATGGCGAAGGTAAATTTAACGAAACTCGTAACAGCAAAGAAATAAACTTTAAACAAATGTTGaccagttttattttaattttgtcattaattgaaaaagtaagtCCCATAATTTGTACTAATTCCAGGTCACTGTTATTTTCTCAGCAGTACAATGTCAcggaaattcttgaaaatttttactttctcatTAATTTCACCGAAGCAAGTTCATCTTATCCCATACTCTCAAGGTTCTGCAGTACAACGTTCCtagtggaaagaaaaatagaggACTGGCCGTTGTCTACGCGTTCAAAAAGCTTGCGACCCATGATCAGCTCACCGAAGAGAACGTCAGACTGGCAAGAATTTTGGGCTGGTGCGTCGAGTTGGTATGTCGTGCACTCATTCGTATATTGGCTATCTTCTAAGGTAAATCCAGCAGCTCAAACGCAGTGGTGAGCTAAGACAAAAAGTAACAGCTCAACACCAGCACTATTATTTATGTGGTTCATAACTCACAATTTTGGCTATGCATGAATAACTCGCGTGGCttatatataattacacaTAATTCCCAGAGTTCTTAGCAATGGCGCAGTCATTGTATTAGTTTGTTTTATTTGACTTATTACACTGGTACAACATGCGAATTTCACGTGCATGATAGCATGTTAGTAATTACCTCATGGAAGATAATCGTAATACAAGGTAGCAGGTTTGGTGCGTTATTTCTAATATTTCTCTTAGTTCTTAAGACTTTAAAAACGAAGGGTAGAGTTGCAAAAGTTACACGTTCAATTTGTTTCAACGTTGTCATATATTTAAGactattaaatatttattaccatTGGCTAAAAATGTTGGAATCATTAGTCAGCaagtatttttgaaatctaCTCTTCAATTTGTGATTACAAATAAACCGAATCGCATTTAAAAACTCAATAAATATACAACGTGTGGATTACTAATATTTGCTTGATTTGGGAAGCGAGAAATTAGTCATATTTACTCGATATGCTTCTGCTTCACATGTGATTGCATGCTTTTAATTTAACACAAATAATCTTGTAACGTTGGATGGCAGTTTTACgtcttgttgaaaaaaaaataaataaataaaaaacaaaaagaaattaacAAACAAATGTTTTACATCTGTAAGTTGCAGAGGTGGAAATATTATACGTGAGAATTCAACAGTTATTTGATCCGTTGGGGCAGTCTCAATTTATGTCAACGGATTTCATGCGTATACATTGATTTTACCAGcgtatacaatttttcaaaggaGACTGAATACACGCATCGTCGACTGTTTTCTACCAGGGCAAGTGACGGCACTGTCTCTCACACAATGTCACCGATCATttttatcttaattttttttaaacttacaTTGTCGTTCAAATGAGAGATGCTAGCGGTGCCAATGTAATTCTGCATAAAATACTATATACCGTATTGTTCCGAATATAAATGATGGTTTTATTGTTGTTAACATGACCCCTAAAAATCGTCATCAACTTATACGCTGGGTTGACTTTCGGTATtcggaattttcaaaaaatttaccttACAGactgaaattcttttttatgaATAGTTCAATCATTAAATTTGACCAATGGAATTCAtgcttcgatatttttatctaCCTACGTTCATTGATaaatataacttttgaaaaaaaattcaatttataaattaatatccGAATATACTGTTgcgatatcattttttttttttttttagtttactTATGTTCAGTACCTAAAAAACAGTCCTGAAATATGCAGTCCGAAAACTAGGAGTTGACTAATATTTGGAACAATACGATATTGATGGGGCTTTCCACGTGAACTCAGTAAACTCAGTTGATcgtgacattttttgatttcatcaAGGATTTTTCCTATGCGACGTGCGGCGTGCGAAAACCTCTCccaaaagttttcaaattatttgaatcgCTTGTCTTTAAtctatcaatttttaaacccATCTCAACAacatctgtttttttttttttttttttaaataagcAATCGAGAATCGTAGATGCGTTAGGTTTTATAATAGATTTCGAACAGGTacgcaaataaaaaaagattattaaagAAGcagcaaaaattattttaaaaaaaataaaaatcgttccACTCTGAATCTTGGGTGTAAATGTTTTGTTGCAAAAatggaatgtttttttctccttgtCAAAAACAAACCGATGTGGGTGTTTTTCAcatagatttaaaaattcataggATAAATacgagtgattgaaaaaattttaaaagattttCAGGGGTTGTACTAACAAAGGAAAAATTCTTGatgaaatcgaaaaatgttacaaTCAATCGTTAACTACGAGTTTACATGGAAAGCCCTTTAAATATTAAACCTGATCCGTATATTATTGGGAAAGGCTTTGCAGTGTGTGATTATTCTATTTGCAAGTCCAAGAAATATCGATTTTCTCTTCGTCGGCTTATCAATTATTTGGGTTCAgctatttttgtttattggaGCCAATCATGAATCACTATGTCATATGGTGTGTCATATATGTTgatattagttttttttttcttcaccgtaTCCTTACgagtatttttattcgttctttcattataataattatgatgaTGTTATCGCTGAAGCTAAGAATCCACTACGTAAGGTTTATTTATACTTTACAATGTGTAGAGAATGTTATTTAATATTGTCACCGATGATAAGGCATCGATTACATTCTTACTTCAAATAACGCCAcgcaagtttttaaatttaattttagtttCCGTTAGAATCATCGGGTTTATCTGGTCAACTCGATAAGTGTGAGGGAAATAAATGTAATCATTTTAATGCCACACGACAAGCCTCTCATGCatcattttattcacaaaGTTTGTCTAAAtacgagtttaaaaaaataataacattgaACACAAGtgatgaaaagaagaaatttttttattcaatttttctcttggCTGAAAAGCGGCAGTAAATTGTGACCCGATTGTTATGATGATTGGGGTCGTTGTGTGTCTGTCTAGTACCAAGCATTTTTCCTGGTGGAAGATGACATTATGGACGGTGCGACTACCAGACGTGGTCAACCCTGCTGGTACCGTCAAAACAACATAGGTTTGTCGGCGATCAACGACGGACTTTTACTGGAACAGTCTATATTCCAGCTGCTTCGTACACATTTCAAGGATAAAGCGTGCTATTTGAATCTAGTTGAGGTATTCCACGAGGTGAGTGAACCGTTTTTGCAGAACTATGTCACTTCAGATTGAAGTAGCGGAACAAATCTTCTTCTTCCAGCAAACATGATTCGCCCTGCTTCACGGATGAActtttccgatttttcaagaCTTTTTTCATATGTcgtacaatttgaaaaatcgttaaatatgtaattaataacaaatttcaGAATATATTGAAAACTACTATGGGTCAGACTCTCGATTTGATCTCAACCCATTTTGGCCAGAAGCCTAAGCTGGAGCTATTTACAATGGACCAATACAATGCGATAGTTAAATATAAAACTGCTTATTATTCTTTTGTCATGCCAGTTTCTCTCGCCATGTACTTTGTGAGTATTTTGGACTTTTATATTTggtaaagattttttatttgtttttttccatgGATTCTCAGTGTACTTAGCACCCACGTTAGCCATCTGagcctttttcttttttcctaaaTATAACAGGCTGGTATTACGGATCCTGAAATGCACAGACAAGCGAAAACGATTCTGCTTGAAATGGGTCACTTTTTCCAAGTTCAAGATGACTTTTTAGACTGTTATGGAGATCCTGAGGTGACAGGAAAAATCGGCACTGATATACAGGACGGCAAATGTTCGTGGTTGGCGGTAGTTGCATTACAACGTGCGACGCCTGCTCAGAAAAAGATACTAGAAGTGAGTAATGAAAGAGAACAATTACACAACTTATGCATAAagcgattttcaaagtttttctaCGAATTACAAAAGCAGCATATTAAAGGAGTAtgaattattttgcaattttaggAATGCTATGGTTCAAGCGATCCAGCCAAAGTCGACAGAGTAAAACAATTGTATAACAGTTTGGGTTTACAAACTACGTACTCCGTATACGAAGAGGAAAGTTACAACTTGATGAATACTCATATTCAACAAATATCACGCGGTCTTCCACACgacttatttttcaaatttctcgagAAAATATACCGCAGAGACAGTTAAATTGAGGTCCCAAAACTTACGggctcattttcattttaaatctAATAATTTGCTGTTGCAAAGTATATGCTATACCAAATTGACTTATATATGTTATCTAAAATCATTAATTGATTACAGTGTTTACATGTTATCTTTAGTAGGTATTTATCaaaactattttcactttCGTAATTtagtgcaataaaaaaaaaatcacgtgcTTTGGCTCTTGGCCCATATCAGTTTTTTTTGGTGATGAATTATCGATGGgaaaacaacaaattattgATATTGTTCCAAACGAAATTCTAAAtcattttgcaatatttctgttttcaaagttttgtaCCTGCTGCTTTTCGAAGATAATTCTTAATCGAATTACCAGAGATTAATATAAAGCCTACAAAGAtttcttgtttattttaaccgtcaaattatgatttttccaattcatttattcaaagaaGGCATTCGGAGAAAACATGGATTATGTGCCAAGaagatttaataattttttatacaaaaaatggcAAGTGCATCAAAGTTTTTTCTCACTCGACACTATTTGAAAGATTATTCTTACTGATACGTACACAATCATAAATAACTTGTGGCTGCAGAAGAAACGTGTTATCAATAGGAGAATTTGAAAGTTTAAAAtacattgataattttatcatGGAAAGATAATGTATGCGAGGATCAAAtccgataaaataaaatttaatgataCACCAGCACACGAGACACTTACGAGTGTTTAGTTTCGTTgtggaaaatgagaaaatatctGATGTCTATATTTTATAGCTTTTTTAAATTCGGAGCAGCTTttgatttataaattgtaaatccGTTCAATCAAACTCAACATTCCAACTCAAATTCCATTCATTAGCAAAGTACTTCCACTTAAATGAtgaatattccattttttaagGAACTTTTTATGGCACGCATATGTATGAATGAAGAGTGAATAGATAAAACCATCAGAACACCGAGCATTATGCTAGACCTTCccttattaaaattaatggTACATTCCACTTGTATTGAACGCATGCTATACTACGGGATGCGCATAATCCTAAATTGAACTTATGATACA
The Neodiprion fabricii isolate iyNeoFabr1 chromosome 5, iyNeoFabr1.1, whole genome shotgun sequence genome window above contains:
- the LOC124183930 gene encoding farnesyl pyrophosphate synthase isoform X4 produces the protein MSEAASSQSVNTVTQARSRTVTSRDESREMMAVWPDVVRDLTDAGRHLDVPHATKWMAKVLQYNVPSGKKNRGLAVVYAFKKLATHDQLTEENVRLARILGWCVELYQAFFLVEDDIMDGATTRRGQPCWYRQNNIGLSAINDGLLLEQSIFQLLRTHFKDKACYLNLVEVFHENILKTTMGQTLDLISTHFGQKPKLELFTMDQYNAIVKYKTAYYSFVMPVSLAMYFAGITDPEMHRQAKTILLEMGHFFQVQDDFLDCYGDPEVTGKIGTDIQDGKCSWLAVVALQRATPAQKKILEECYGSSDPAKVDRVKQLYNSLGLQTTYSVYEEESYNLMNTHIQQISRGLPHDLFFKFLEKIYRRDS
- the LOC124183930 gene encoding farnesyl pyrophosphate synthase isoform X5, with the translated sequence MLDVTSTFLTPLNGWRRFCSTTFLVERKIEDWPLSTRSKSLRPMISSPKRTSDWQEFWAGASSWYVVHSFVYWLSSKYQAFFLVEDDIMDGATTRRGQPCWYRQNNIGLSAINDGLLLEQSIFQLLRTHFKDKACYLNLVEVFHENILKTTMGQTLDLISTHFGQKPKLELFTMDQYNAIVKYKTAYYSFVMPVSLAMYFAGITDPEMHRQAKTILLEMGHFFQVQDDFLDCYGDPEVTGKIGTDIQDGKCSWLAVVALQRATPAQKKILEECYGSSDPAKVDRVKQLYNSLGLQTTYSVYEEESYNLMNTHIQQISRGLPHDLFFKFLEKIYRRDS
- the LOC124183930 gene encoding farnesyl pyrophosphate synthase isoform X3, with the translated sequence MGHRIRAASSQSVNTVTQARSRTVTSRDESREMMAVWPDVVRDLTDAGRHLDVPHATKWMAKVLQYNVPSGKKNRGLAVVYAFKKLATHDQLTEENVRLARILGWCVELYQAFFLVEDDIMDGATTRRGQPCWYRQNNIGLSAINDGLLLEQSIFQLLRTHFKDKACYLNLVEVFHENILKTTMGQTLDLISTHFGQKPKLELFTMDQYNAIVKYKTAYYSFVMPVSLAMYFAGITDPEMHRQAKTILLEMGHFFQVQDDFLDCYGDPEVTGKIGTDIQDGKCSWLAVVALQRATPAQKKILEECYGSSDPAKVDRVKQLYNSLGLQTTYSVYEEESYNLMNTHIQQISRGLPHDLFFKFLEKIYRRDS
- the LOC124183930 gene encoding farnesyl pyrophosphate synthase isoform X2, whose amino-acid sequence is MLDVTSTFLTPLNGWRRSLLFSQQYNVTEILENFYFLINFTEASSSYPILSRFCSTTFLVERKIEDWPLSTRSKSLRPMISSPKRTSDWQEFWAGASSWYVVHSFVYWLSSKYQAFFLVEDDIMDGATTRRGQPCWYRQNNIGLSAINDGLLLEQSIFQLLRTHFKDKACYLNLVEVFHENILKTTMGQTLDLISTHFGQKPKLELFTMDQYNAIVKYKTAYYSFVMPVSLAMYFAGITDPEMHRQAKTILLEMGHFFQVQDDFLDCYGDPEVTGKIGTDIQDGKCSWLAVVALQRATPAQKKILEECYGSSDPAKVDRVKQLYNSLGLQTTYSVYEEESYNLMNTHIQQISRGLPHDLFFKFLEKIYRRDS
- the LOC124183930 gene encoding farnesyl pyrophosphate synthase isoform X1; this encodes MSSSVQRCSAFLNNTLRKSLQHSIGNNSTSASLNIRSRINDVTKHLIQQSRAASSQSVNTVTQARSRTVTSRDESREMMAVWPDVVRDLTDAGRHLDVPHATKWMAKVLQYNVPSGKKNRGLAVVYAFKKLATHDQLTEENVRLARILGWCVELYQAFFLVEDDIMDGATTRRGQPCWYRQNNIGLSAINDGLLLEQSIFQLLRTHFKDKACYLNLVEVFHENILKTTMGQTLDLISTHFGQKPKLELFTMDQYNAIVKYKTAYYSFVMPVSLAMYFAGITDPEMHRQAKTILLEMGHFFQVQDDFLDCYGDPEVTGKIGTDIQDGKCSWLAVVALQRATPAQKKILEECYGSSDPAKVDRVKQLYNSLGLQTTYSVYEEESYNLMNTHIQQISRGLPHDLFFKFLEKIYRRDS